A genomic region of uncultured Paludibaculum sp. contains the following coding sequences:
- a CDS encoding carboxypeptidase regulatory-like domain-containing protein, with protein sequence MLKRSVCLLVMLAGCLSAQTFTGNLTGVVTDTSGATAVGAKVTIQNMSTREERAVQTNDLGRYTFSQLLPSTYQLQISLSGFKEYVRTGITLSTNQSMEIDVQLTVGAVSETVEVTATAPLLDSQTANQSSTLDNKAVLELPLNMRNPLALTHTMAGVTAVRTGISQDSADQNQNRFAMNGGRNESVAILVDGISVIAGDWGGALATPGVDAVQEVQVIRNTYEAQFGKTGGGVVNITTKSGGQSYHGSVFEFLRNDNLDANAFFNNKNGVKRQELKRNQFGGTIAGPIWKSKKLQGFFGYEGLRTGGPASRTATLPTALQKAGDFSQTFNADGSLVTIYDPLTTQLDASGKYLRTAFAGNKIPSSRFDPVGLNVAKMYADPNQPGNARTGANNFYGTGNSQTTNNRYDTRVDWARSASHTLFGRFTYAPQTTTAARFFANPALETGVNGGNPRFQATIGNTFVLNPTMVVNVLVGGGRWREEQISQSYGTSLTSYGLPPSVLNAFDVPTTPVFNVSEVTSIGSNRYLEGVRNVMNAQVNVSKEMTRHSIKFGWSGEASQLNFTDSYAPTFSMDRNFTSGPDADARSTTTGYGMASLLLGVGGSGSVPQNPHPASTDPYYAWYVQDTWRVNSKLTLNYGLRYEIQGGRTERYNRLDRFNFDVTNPIGATVGLPNLKGGLEWVNKDERTQWNTGHNFAPRVGVAYKATNKLVVRTGFGIFDWKTVGQGPLSGIDGYAVSTPWVTTNDGGRTPANYLSNPFPGGFRAATGSGDGLLTNVGFGATGFQKYRETPYLMQYSLDIQYELRGGTLLELGYVGNGGRHLSYGYNFQMNQLPDAALSLGSALLDQVPNPFYGYISSGTLATKTVQRGQLLRPFPQFTGVSIIDMPGAASSYNGASVKATKRFGHGVSLMASYQWSKAIDNASENQGWEISDGARDYNNLRAERSVSGHDVPQSVAVAYILELPFGKGRRFGTQWNKAIDYVAGGWQMSGVYKYDSGLPLRFSATNNTYSFGGGQAPNVSDMKTAAADHPTIDRWFNTNAFTLPAAYTFGNVPRWTPNIRTGSVNDWSLALSKTFRVTEKIHSQLRGEFFNLANRVQFGRANTSLGSTTFGQVTGVAAGASPRNIQLGLRVSF encoded by the coding sequence ATGTTGAAGAGATCTGTGTGTCTGCTCGTGATGCTCGCAGGCTGCCTGTCGGCCCAGACTTTCACGGGCAATTTGACCGGTGTGGTCACCGACACATCCGGCGCCACGGCCGTTGGCGCCAAGGTAACCATTCAGAATATGTCGACCCGGGAAGAACGCGCCGTTCAAACGAACGATCTGGGCCGCTATACCTTTTCCCAGTTGCTGCCCTCCACCTATCAGTTGCAGATCAGCTTGAGCGGGTTTAAGGAGTATGTGCGCACTGGGATTACGTTGTCGACCAACCAGTCGATGGAGATCGATGTCCAGTTGACCGTGGGCGCGGTGAGCGAAACCGTCGAAGTGACGGCCACGGCGCCGCTGCTGGATTCGCAGACGGCGAACCAGTCGTCGACGTTGGACAACAAGGCAGTGCTGGAACTGCCGTTGAACATGCGGAATCCGCTCGCTCTGACCCATACGATGGCTGGAGTGACGGCGGTCAGGACGGGCATCAGCCAGGATTCTGCCGACCAGAATCAGAACCGTTTTGCCATGAATGGCGGTCGCAACGAGTCCGTAGCGATTCTGGTTGATGGCATCTCCGTGATCGCCGGCGACTGGGGCGGTGCGCTGGCGACCCCGGGCGTCGACGCGGTGCAGGAAGTCCAGGTTATCCGCAACACTTACGAAGCCCAGTTCGGCAAGACCGGCGGCGGCGTGGTGAACATCACAACCAAGAGTGGTGGCCAGAGCTATCACGGCTCAGTCTTCGAGTTTCTCCGCAACGACAATCTGGATGCCAACGCCTTCTTCAACAACAAGAACGGCGTTAAGCGGCAGGAGCTGAAGCGCAACCAGTTTGGCGGCACCATCGCGGGTCCCATCTGGAAGAGCAAGAAACTGCAGGGTTTCTTCGGGTATGAGGGTCTGCGCACCGGTGGACCTGCATCCCGTACGGCGACATTGCCGACGGCGCTGCAGAAGGCCGGTGACTTCTCACAGACCTTCAATGCCGATGGTTCTCTCGTCACGATTTACGACCCCTTGACCACTCAATTGGATGCTTCCGGGAAGTATCTGAGAACCGCCTTTGCCGGCAATAAGATCCCGTCCAGCCGCTTCGATCCAGTGGGCCTGAACGTCGCAAAGATGTATGCCGATCCGAACCAACCGGGCAACGCCAGGACTGGAGCGAACAACTTCTACGGCACCGGCAACAGCCAGACGACCAACAATCGGTATGACACTCGTGTCGACTGGGCGCGTAGCGCGAGTCACACGCTGTTTGGTCGGTTCACCTATGCGCCGCAAACCACGACGGCGGCGCGCTTCTTCGCCAATCCGGCCCTGGAGACTGGAGTGAATGGCGGCAACCCGCGGTTCCAGGCAACCATCGGCAACACGTTCGTCCTGAATCCCACCATGGTGGTGAATGTTCTGGTCGGCGGTGGCCGCTGGCGGGAAGAGCAGATCTCGCAGAGCTACGGCACGAGTCTGACTTCCTACGGCCTGCCGCCGAGCGTGCTGAACGCGTTTGACGTGCCCACGACGCCCGTCTTCAATGTGAGCGAAGTGACCAGCATCGGCAGTAACCGCTACCTGGAAGGCGTTCGCAACGTGATGAATGCACAGGTGAACGTGTCGAAGGAGATGACGCGGCACAGCATCAAGTTCGGCTGGTCCGGAGAGGCGTCGCAGTTGAACTTCACTGACTCGTACGCACCCACCTTCAGCATGGACCGGAACTTCACGTCGGGTCCGGATGCGGATGCGAGATCGACGACGACGGGCTACGGCATGGCTTCACTGCTGTTGGGCGTGGGCGGGTCGGGCAGCGTTCCGCAGAATCCTCACCCGGCTTCGACCGATCCCTATTACGCGTGGTATGTGCAGGATACGTGGCGCGTCAACTCTAAGCTGACGTTGAATTACGGATTGCGCTACGAAATCCAGGGCGGACGCACGGAGCGCTACAACCGGCTGGACCGCTTCAATTTCGATGTAACAAACCCAATCGGCGCCACCGTGGGCCTGCCCAACCTGAAAGGCGGACTGGAGTGGGTGAACAAGGACGAGCGGACGCAGTGGAATACCGGGCACAACTTCGCTCCTCGTGTCGGCGTCGCCTACAAGGCCACGAACAAACTGGTGGTGCGCACCGGTTTCGGCATCTTCGACTGGAAGACGGTGGGCCAGGGTCCGCTGTCGGGCATTGATGGCTATGCTGTTTCCACTCCATGGGTTACCACGAACGATGGCGGCCGGACACCAGCGAACTACCTCAGCAACCCGTTCCCGGGCGGCTTCCGTGCGGCGACCGGCTCCGGCGATGGCCTGCTGACCAACGTCGGTTTTGGCGCCACGGGTTTCCAGAAGTATCGTGAGACGCCTTACCTGATGCAGTACAGCCTGGACATCCAGTATGAGCTGAGGGGCGGCACGCTGCTGGAACTCGGCTACGTCGGCAACGGCGGCCGGCATCTTAGCTACGGCTACAACTTCCAGATGAACCAGTTACCCGATGCGGCCCTGAGCCTGGGATCGGCGCTGCTGGACCAGGTACCGAATCCGTTCTACGGCTACATCTCATCGGGCACGCTGGCGACCAAAACCGTGCAACGCGGCCAGTTGCTGCGGCCCTTCCCTCAGTTCACGGGCGTATCGATCATCGACATGCCGGGCGCGGCGTCCAGCTACAACGGCGCCTCGGTGAAGGCGACCAAACGATTCGGTCACGGTGTCAGCCTGATGGCTTCTTATCAATGGTCAAAGGCTATCGACAACGCATCCGAGAACCAGGGCTGGGAGATCAGCGACGGAGCGAGAGATTACAACAACTTGCGGGCGGAGCGGTCGGTCAGCGGCCACGACGTGCCGCAGAGCGTCGCCGTGGCCTACATTCTCGAACTACCCTTCGGCAAGGGCCGGCGGTTCGGTACACAGTGGAACAAGGCTATCGACTACGTGGCCGGTGGATGGCAGATGAGCGGAGTGTACAAGTACGACTCCGGTCTGCCGTTGCGCTTCTCCGCCACCAACAATACCTACTCGTTCGGCGGCGGACAGGCCCCGAACGTGTCGGACATGAAGACGGCGGCGGCGGACCATCCCACCATCGACCGCTGGTTCAACACAAACGCATTCACCCTGCCGGCTGCATACACGTTCGGCAACGTCCCTCGCTGGACTCCGAACATCCGCACGGGTAGTGTGAACGATTGGAGTCTGGCTCTTTCCAAGACTTTCCGCGTGACTGAGAAGATTCATTCCCAACTGCGCGGCGAGTTCTTCAACCTGGCAAATCGTGTGCAGTTTGGACGGGCCAACACCTCGCTTGGCTCCACAACCTTTGGCCAAGTGACCGGGGTGGCAGCGGGTGCGAGCCCGAGGAACATCCAGCTCGGCCTACGCGTGAGTTTCTAG
- a CDS encoding carbon-nitrogen hydrolase family protein yields the protein MSAPATLQVSCVQMHWATTLEANLRTTLRYIQAAAEAGSRVVLFPEAHLTSYYFPYLVKLDQKAVLDALGQTQKAAREFGIWVIAGTIQKTHDRFLNLAHVISPEGTITHEYAKVHMAGRDEKQYCRGGNKLSLFEIDGIPCTLVICRDGRHPELYRIPVMAGAQILFHPSCSSDEIEAVCWKRTSGRAQQPVGPNSKIFHCVANTIGQSPDGLQTSSGMSFIREPNGIPLAEAGYYQEEMITSVLDLARADRGYVLDSLEHPPFLKEHWERMIADVKQRADVKPE from the coding sequence ATGTCCGCGCCCGCCACGCTGCAGGTCTCTTGTGTCCAGATGCACTGGGCCACCACGCTTGAGGCCAATCTCCGAACCACGCTGAGGTACATCCAGGCCGCCGCCGAGGCCGGCAGTAGGGTGGTGCTCTTCCCAGAGGCGCACCTCACCAGCTACTACTTCCCCTATCTGGTGAAACTGGATCAGAAAGCGGTGTTGGATGCCCTCGGCCAAACCCAAAAGGCCGCCCGCGAATTTGGAATCTGGGTGATCGCCGGTACCATTCAAAAGACCCACGACCGTTTCCTGAACCTGGCCCATGTCATCTCGCCGGAGGGGACGATTACGCATGAATATGCAAAGGTCCACATGGCCGGGCGAGACGAAAAGCAATACTGCCGGGGTGGGAACAAGCTGTCGCTCTTTGAGATCGACGGGATACCCTGCACGCTGGTGATCTGTCGTGACGGACGGCACCCGGAACTCTACCGGATTCCCGTTATGGCGGGAGCCCAGATCCTGTTCCACCCCTCGTGCAGCTCGGACGAGATCGAGGCAGTGTGTTGGAAGCGGACGTCCGGCCGGGCGCAGCAACCAGTGGGGCCGAATTCGAAAATCTTCCATTGCGTGGCGAACACCATCGGGCAGTCACCGGATGGCCTGCAGACATCCAGTGGCATGTCGTTTATCCGGGAGCCCAACGGAATTCCACTGGCCGAGGCTGGCTACTACCAGGAAGAGATGATCACCTCGGTGCTCGACCTGGCCCGGGCCGACCGTGGCTATGTGCTCGACAGTCTCGAGCATCCACCGTTCCTGAAGGAGCATTGGGAGCGCATGATCGCGGATGTGAAGCAGCGGGCGGACGTCAAGCCGGAATAG
- the ribA gene encoding GTP cyclohydrolase II encodes MSDPNPFEVRKVAEADFPTEYGHFRIYGFAGKRGDYTEDSVAVAMGDLKAPEPLLVRIHSQCLTGDVFHSLRCDCRAQLELALETIGAEGRGMVIYEAKEGRGIGLLNKLRAYELQDAGADTVEANEQLGFEADLRGYEMPGAILQSFGIKSVRLMTNNPEKIAAMEAVGVQVAERVPCNAVKSRHSARYLKTKKKRLGHLLEL; translated from the coding sequence ATGTCAGATCCCAACCCTTTTGAAGTCCGCAAGGTCGCCGAGGCGGACTTCCCCACGGAGTACGGCCATTTCCGCATCTATGGCTTTGCCGGCAAGCGCGGAGACTACACCGAGGATTCCGTGGCCGTCGCCATGGGCGACCTCAAAGCGCCTGAGCCGCTGCTCGTCCGGATTCACTCGCAATGCCTCACCGGCGACGTCTTCCACTCACTGCGCTGCGATTGCCGTGCCCAGCTTGAACTGGCTCTGGAGACGATCGGCGCCGAAGGCCGCGGCATGGTCATTTACGAAGCGAAGGAAGGCCGGGGCATCGGGCTGCTGAACAAACTGCGGGCCTACGAACTGCAGGATGCCGGGGCCGATACCGTGGAGGCCAACGAGCAATTGGGCTTCGAGGCAGATCTACGCGGCTACGAGATGCCGGGGGCGATCCTGCAATCGTTCGGGATCAAATCGGTGCGTCTCATGACGAACAACCCCGAAAAGATCGCTGCGATGGAAGCCGTGGGTGTCCAGGTGGCGGAGCGTGTTCCCTGCAACGCAGTGAAGAGCCGGCACAGCGCCAGGTACTTGAAGACCAAGAAGAAGCGACTGGGGCACTTGCTGGAGCTGTAG
- a CDS encoding histidine kinase — protein MEKQFIILLIKLAAAASIASILARSSKFLNLLLRERRTMLEQLQLSLGISGFCASGSIVRIYTQSYAAADMCLEGSLLAGLIGGYISGLLTGVMCSIPALMHGEYLAMPLYAAVGVMGGLLRDLAYDQEEVWRISPFFDLSVYRLIRYPEARRRSLFQIVGLLTIVLAELMRYVVLRLFGDRMIFAFYLPERGWQNAAVFVSTIFTVALPLKIWVSARNERLLENKERLLVEARLSALSAQINPHFLFNTLNTVSSLIRTNPDKARQVVYKLSNILRRLLRKTDNFAPLREELAFIDDYLAIEMTRFGEKLRFAKNVEEGTLDCQIPAMLLQPLVENSIKHGLARKVDGGTIRVESRFERRPEGLRLLLTVADDGVGIEDERLESILEQPGIGVSNVNERLLVLFGANYRLSVTSQIGEGTKTVIEIPA, from the coding sequence ATGGAAAAGCAGTTCATCATCCTGTTGATCAAGCTGGCGGCGGCGGCCTCGATCGCCAGCATCCTGGCACGCTCGTCCAAGTTCCTGAACCTCCTCCTGCGCGAGCGGCGCACCATGCTGGAGCAGCTTCAGTTGAGCCTGGGCATCTCCGGTTTCTGCGCCTCGGGTTCCATCGTCCGCATCTACACACAGAGCTACGCCGCCGCCGATATGTGCTTGGAGGGCAGTCTCTTAGCCGGACTCATCGGTGGCTACATCTCGGGACTCCTCACCGGCGTGATGTGCTCCATCCCGGCTCTGATGCACGGCGAATATCTGGCGATGCCGCTCTATGCGGCCGTCGGAGTCATGGGCGGATTGCTGCGCGACCTCGCCTATGACCAGGAGGAGGTCTGGCGCATCTCACCATTCTTCGATCTGAGCGTCTACCGCCTCATCCGCTACCCGGAGGCCCGCCGCCGTAGCCTCTTCCAGATCGTCGGCCTTCTCACCATCGTTCTGGCCGAGCTTATGCGCTACGTCGTCTTGCGCCTGTTTGGCGACCGCATGATCTTCGCCTTCTATCTGCCGGAACGCGGCTGGCAGAACGCCGCCGTTTTTGTGTCCACCATCTTCACCGTGGCTCTGCCGCTCAAGATCTGGGTGAGCGCCCGCAATGAGCGCCTGCTGGAGAACAAGGAACGGCTGCTGGTGGAGGCGCGCCTTAGCGCTTTGAGTGCCCAAATCAATCCTCACTTTCTCTTCAATACCCTCAACACCGTCAGCTCCCTCATCCGCACCAATCCGGACAAGGCCCGGCAGGTGGTCTACAAGCTTTCCAACATCCTGCGGCGTCTTTTGCGGAAGACCGACAACTTCGCCCCACTCCGGGAGGAGCTCGCTTTCATCGACGACTACCTCGCCATCGAGATGACCCGCTTCGGTGAGAAGCTGCGGTTCGCCAAAAATGTCGAGGAGGGCACGCTGGACTGCCAGATCCCCGCCATGCTGCTGCAGCCCCTGGTGGAGAACAGCATCAAGCACGGCCTCGCGCGTAAGGTGGATGGCGGGACCATCCGCGTGGAGAGCCGCTTTGAACGGCGGCCCGAGGGCCTGCGTCTGCTGCTGACCGTGGCTGATGACGGGGTTGGCATCGAAGACGAGCGTCTGGAATCGATCCTCGAGCAGCCCGGCATTGGCGTATCGAACGTGAACGAGCGTCTGCTCGTATTGTTTGGCGCCAACTACCGCCTGAGCGTCACTTCGCAAATCGGCGAGGGCACCAAAACCGTCATCGAGATTCCCGCGTAA